The stretch of DNA ttatttaccATTGTCTTTtatcaaatagttttttttttcgtatttaaaatagtttaaaaccTATGAAAGAAAAAGGCTCTTTTAAGGTTGAATATTTGGTATCACATTAACAAGTTTATCCTATAAAAATTGTTAACAAGAGATAAGTTCCTTTAAAATATGcatcatttttcatttataagggttaaatatgtttttgatttctcaagtttcatctttagaaatttttgaccaatttagtctttcatctttagaaatgtgtggatttagtccttttaatcaaattttgttaaatttatttgaagtttcaaacgcattttaggataatatttgaattagcATTTAAACGAAAATGGGTCAAAcgatgtaaaaaatttaaatactatcatggaatgcgcttgaaacattagataaacttaataaaattggttaaaatgactaaattcgtacatttctaaagatgaatgactaaattggtcaaaaattttgatgaggaACCAATTCTaaattttcactaaaacttgagggagcaaaaacatatttaacctttctaataaaatactaaaacatCGCTAAGttattttggattatatttttctacttCTCGTGTTCTTCTTTCATATCTTTCTCAACCCTCGctctctattttttaataatctaCCAACATTAGACACTACCAATttgttcaaattttaataatagttaactcaacattttattttattttgaaaactgAATTCCTTACTTGATGAAATTGTTGATTAggaaaagtattatattattttcaaaatatttctagaaaaatGAGAGTATAAGATAAGACATAGTCATATTTTACTAAATGCGTGTTGACCAAAGGCCAAAGATTTggtaaaaagtaaatataatacaCAAAACGGTATCGTATTTCAAAACTTGTATGGCATGTGGATGATTGTGAGAGAAGGAACAATCAATTTACTAAGACTTTTCCTTCCACACAAAATGTTAACATAGTCAAATCATccaataattttatcaattaaaatagttCAAAATAACTAAAACTTAACATCTTTTATTTCAAACCATTTTCATACTAATTATACTCCAAATTCAACCTATATCAGTCCAATTGAATTAAAACTTTCATGAAAtcataaatatgatatttataattaactattacaaatttaatttcaaacaattcagccattctaatttctaatctaaatctaaaactccaaaaactttaaaaaaataacaacttctttaacatttaagtttaattcataCCTAGCCCTCTTACTAGTTTATTCTTCACTTTTATATGTTGTAATTCAAATCAACGGTAacttattttaactaaaaatgtcttggtctttaaaaaaatatactttttgaaaaagagaacgatgataatgtttaaaattCTCCAGCTTCTTCTAAGTGGGTCAAATCTAACAAACATATCATCGTATATTTTTCTATTCAGACTATACACGTGTCTCACTATAAACCACATGCAGAggaaaaaagatttaaaatcctaaaaaaaaaacttattttaatcaaaattctCTTTAAATTCTATTAATCTACGTTGAATCATTATAGATtcaaaaagagagaaaatatcCATAAAAATACTTAAGAAAGTAGAAAGAagatgattttaaattttagataataaaagaaataaaattatctaatattctatttataagttttaaaattctacttaaaagcaaaattattgttttgtatCAACTTTAAAATTCCTCCTCTACTTATTACATTAAAAACTTCTTACaaatactaaataataaaactgaatttTATAGTTTACTTAAAACTAtgatttagttattattttttttttgttatttcttcactttttatattatggaacttaaaatatagtaaataaaataatgcaccattcattaaaaaaatagtaaaatgaatttaaaaaaggtgaattttataaagtttttttttttttacctaacgTAGATAATGGAATATATGCCCTTCCATTATAATATCTCCTTTAACCTAATCTTAACACATCTCATCCTcaactaaattaaaattcatgtaCTTGAAATCCCTTTTACGTTCTTTACATTATCTTGATTAAGGTTAAACAAtctatttcaataatttttaatttttattatatcctTTTTGTCATTCAAATGTCGTCAAACCGTCTTCttactaataaaattattatcatcactTCCAAGAAATGTATTAACGTTTTACTATGTCATCATAAAATCACAAGTTCTAATGAACACATCTAAAATTTAGCTCCATTTAAATTCAAAGAGACGCACATTAAAAATTGTCAgagaaaattgtttttatttagtttgaattggttaaataccaaaaaaattaatgaaaaacaaatattttaaaaaacctacttatctatttttaagagagacaaaataaaaagagaaaaaaattcaaatatttcacCAAAAAGTTGACCTAATATCCATGAAGACATCTTGTTCCCAATCCAAGTTGCCCTTTATTCTCTATgagaataaaatgaataaagtattatacatattaaaataaaaataaagatatcaCACTAAACAACACAGAACATGTTAAAGTAATTTtcataaactatttataaaaaaaaaatgtgagcaGTTCAacacaaattatataatgtatatttaaaccgacagaaaaataattatatatttttgctcTTTTGGTACCCATGACCGTCTTTTAACCTACCACCGAATCCCCGATGAACAGCGACTCCTCCCGCCGATCCCCCGCCACCGAACACGACGGCGTCGGCGCCGACCCCGTGGTGTGGGCGGCGGTCGATGAGAGCCTCCGCGAGGTGCAGTCGATGTTGGACCGCAACCGCCACCTGATCGATGAGGTGAACGAGAATCAACACTCGAGGCTCCGCCACAACATGGTCAAGAACGTGTCCCTCATTCAGGAGCTCAACGGCAACATCTCCAAGGTCCTCTCTCTCTACTCCGACCTCAACTCCAATTTCTCCGCCGCCTTCCAGAACCACCACTCCGCCGCCAACGTCGCCCCTGACAAATCGTGACACAGCACGCGACTTCACTCGCTCCGTGATTCGTTCCAGATTCGAATTTTGATCTGCTCTCCTCTGTGTCCGTTTTGGaatttttgttccttttttcCAAGCATCTTTCTGCTATAATGTGAGAGAAGAACattatattgtttaattattcTGTAACTTGTCATGGATCTATTAAATTTTGGAATGAATTGTCACGTTTATTACATGAACTGAATCATTGCATGAGTTCACCTGGTCTACTTTGCTTAAACTTTTAAGTTCTCATCACCAAATATAGCTCTAAAGATTGATACTTTACCCCCTTGCATACCCTACTTTGGCCTATAAAGTTAAGctaacttatttgaaaaaaggAGAGTTAAACTTTCATATATGGAAGTACCTCTATTATATATGGTATGGTGCTACATATAAAGGAAAACACAAATACCTAATCTGCAACATCATAGTGTTCAATGCTTTCTGCACAAAAGGGGAATTTTGAGGTTTAAAATTAAGGAAAGAATAAATGGTTCACTCCATATATGGAAAAATTATTAGGTACTGTAAAATTACTGTCTCTTCATGATCTCATAAATGTTTATATTAACAACAAAGAATTTAGTATACTTGATTATACTTCATGTCagtattaacataaaaaataattttttaggacTGCTTAATATGAAGTATACAGAAACAAATTGATGTAAGAATGAAAAAAGAGATGCATAACAGGGAAATATGAAGCTGCGATAAATCCCTTGGACAATTTGCAATTGTTAAATGAACAGTCCCAGAGAAATTTTCAACTCTTGTGTGACATATCTGCAGTTTTTATACTGTAATCCCATTAAGAGACCCATGAATTAAGAACGAAACAACAACTTGTAAAGTTTTTGATTGGCCCACATGGGAAGCttaataatcttaattattaatACACATTCTTTCACTATTAACCATAAGCTCTGATAAAGTGGGGGGTTTAAACCTGCTCTGCATCCTTTTCAGAGAGTTGATGGTGCTAAGCATATGCAATTAAGATGACAGTTAAACTACACACGCAAGTTCTTTGTAGTGCGTATGGAATTTTAGAGATACATGTCACAATTTTGTGGTAGATAATTCATTCATGCATTA from Vigna unguiculata cultivar IT97K-499-35 chromosome 8, ASM411807v1, whole genome shotgun sequence encodes:
- the LOC114195206 gene encoding protein EARLY FLOWERING 4-like, with amino-acid sequence MNSDSSRRSPATEHDGVGADPVVWAAVDESLREVQSMLDRNRHLIDEVNENQHSRLRHNMVKNVSLIQELNGNISKVLSLYSDLNSNFSAAFQNHHSAANVAPDKS